The following is a genomic window from Candidatus Leptovillus gracilis.
CGCCACGTTCAGCGCGTGGCAGGCGGCTAACGCCTCATCAGCCCGGCGGGCGATGAGATCGGCTTCGGAGATAAGGCCGGCATGGGAAAGACGGCCGTCGGTCATAAACACAATAGAAACGTGGGCAGCTTTGGCTTTTTTGGCGAGGACCGTACCGCCGCAGCCGAGCGTTTCATCATCCTGATGCGGCGCAAAGACCACTGCCTTCTGCCGCCAGAATGTTTCATCCGGCCCCTGCGAGCGTGCTGCCAACAAGCGCCAGAGGACGCTTTGCGCACTGGATTGAATAGACATGATGTTGGAAGCTGAATGGTGATCTTTATCTATTGAGAATGGTCGTCGGCCAGTTGATTTTCCTGGGATGAATCAGGTGGGTTGTTGGCCGATCTCAGGCTGGTGCGTGCGCCGGTTAACAGATCGCTGCCCAGGCTGCGCAGTTTATCGAGCGAAAACACATTTTTGCTTAGAAAGCCAATCACCCGTAAACGATCGGTCATAGAAATCGGGGCGCGGCGCGCCATGTGCAAGTATTCGGAATAGCGGCGCCAGCGTGGCAGAATCAACCGGTTTTTATTGCGCGTGTCGAACCAGACGGCCAGTTCTTTTTCCTGATAATGCACTTCGGTGGATATTTGTGGATGTACCCGCCGATGCAGCAAAAATTCCGGCAGTTCGTAGAACTCGCCATACAGCGTCAGTTCGGCCAGCAGGTTGCGGTCTGAGCGGGGATAATTGGCGATGAGCGGCGTTTTCGCCAGGACCGATGAGCGCATCAGGCCAAAGATTGGGTTGCACCAACCGGGCGTATTCACCAATTTTTGGAATCGTTGGAAGGGTTCGGGCGAGCGCAAATGGAGATCGTCAGAGTAATGTTCGATCACGTCGCCATGTTGGTCAATGAGGATGGTCTGGGAATAACAAACGACGACGTTGGGTTCGTTGTCCAGAATTTCTACGGCGCGCTGCAAGAACTCTGGCGCGCAGCGGTCATCGTGGGCTATCCATTTGAAGTAACGGCCGTTGGCGACGTGGAAGGTGTTGTTGTAGTTGGGGGCGGCCCCCAGGTTTTCTGGGTTGCGCAGGTAAGTGATACGGCCGTCTTGCGCCGCGTAAGTCCTACAGATTTCTTCTGTGCCATCTATCGAAGCGTTATCCGAGATGATCAGCTCAAAATTTTCATGCGTTTGGGCCAACACAGACTCAATAGCTTCTGTCAGATAATTGTCGCCATTATATACCGGCAAACCGATGCTAACTTTGGTCTTGTTTTGAGTCATTCCACCTCCCAACTTTTCTAATCGCCGTAACATCAACCTATTTCAAACAATTTTTCATACTTATCCAGCAAGCTCTGCGCCACCTGGGGCCAGGAAAACAACATTTGGGCGCGTTCATAGCCGAGCTGTTGTAATTCCTGGCGCAGCTGCGCATCGGCAAAAACGCGCAAAATGGCAGCCGCCAACGCCGCAACATCGCCACGATCTACCAACAACCCGGCACGGCCGTTATCCGTAATTTCCACCATGCCACCGGCGCGGGTCGCCACTACCGGAATCCGCGTAGTCATCGCTTCTACCAGGCTCATACCAAACGATTCGCTGTAAGAGGGATTCACCAATACGGCCGCATTCTGGTAATGCTTCACCAAATCGGCCTGCCCCATACCACCCAGAAAATTCACCCGATCCTTCAGGCGGTCAGGAATCAATCGTTGCAGATATACACTGTAATCTTCCTGATAAAACCTCACCAGACCTTGCACCAGCGGATCCTCACTAACGCCGACGATAAATTCGCTTGGTAACGAGCCAGTGGGACCGGCTATATCCAGGGACGCCTCCGGATATTTTTCTGCCACCAGACAAAACGCCTCTATCAGATCATGAATCCCTTTTTCCGGTGACACCCGGCCGACAAACAAGATACGTTTGTCAGTCAGGGCTGACACGCCATTGTCTTCTTTAGCGACAAACACATCAGCATCCACACCATTGTAAATAGCCTGGCAGCGATCCGCGTAATGGGGATAACGCTGGCGCGCCAATTCGGCTATGTAGTTACTCGACCCCAAAACCAGATCAGATTGGGCGATTCTTTGCTCCATGACATCATAATCAAGCTGGTTCAGCCACTCACAGTTCATGTGTAACACAATCTTCGCTTTGGGGTTGAGGGCGCGAATAATCGGCACAAACTGGGTGAAGTTATGGATGTGGATGATCTGTACATTTTGCCGCCGCAGATGCGCGGCAATCTGAAAAGCGTAATCAAAATAATAGAGGCGAGAAGCGTACAGAGGTAAGCCGTCATTTGACTTTAGTTTTCCCATGTAGTTCAGCATGACCCGGTTGGGGATGACCGGCGGAACAAAATGATAGCGAACATTCTGCTGCCCATTCCAAGATTTCTGCAGGCTGGAACGTTTGCCATAAACCAAAACTTCGTGGGTCTTAGCGATCTGTGGTGCAACTTTATAGGTCCAGATGCCAATGGAATTCTGGTACGGCGGGATGAGCATATCCAACGGCTGGTTGACAAAAGCGATTTTCATAGGCATTTCCATAGAGCCTGGTAGCCGTGTATTCGGTAATCCGTATCCCGTATTCCGTAGCGTCTCTGGCAAATGCCAACGGAAAACGACATACAGACTTAGGTTTACGGCTACTAGCGACTATAAAGTCATGAATGCCAGGGTTCCGGGTCAGCCTGCGCTTTTTGCGCTTCCCACGCTTGTGACCAGGCAACAGATTTGTGGATGCCGTCACGGAGAGATGTTTGCGGGGTGTAATCTAGTACGGCGCGCGCCTTGCCGATGTTGGCGACGTAATGGGTCACTTCGCCCACCCGCGCCGGTTTGATCGTCATCTCGGGCTTTTTGCCCAACGCTTCACCAATAAATTCAGCCATGGCGACGAGGGTGTTGCCTTGTCCATAAGCCAGGTTGATGGTGTGGTTGACCGGATGGCCGCCGACCAGAAGTTTAATGCCGCGATAGACGCCATTGATGCAGTCATCTACGTAGGTGAAATCCAATACTTTGTCTTTGCCATAGACAGTAATTGGCTCACCCTGCCCGATTTTGCGCACGAATAGGGGGATAACACGCTCCATGCGCTCGATGTCGTTGTCGTAACGGCCGTACACATTGCTAAATCGGAACACCAGATAGCGTAAGCCATAACATTGCGCATACGAATAAATGAGCGCTTCCCCGGAAATTTTGCTGGCCGAATATGGACTTTCCGTATAGGCAAAGTCGGCGTAGGTCTCTTCCGTGATGTAACGGTGAATGTCGCCATACACTTCCCGCGAGCTGCTAAAAATAATCGGCAGATTGTTCTGGCGGCAAAATTCCAACACGTTAAACGTCATGGTAATGTTTTCCAGGGCGCGGTCCGGTTGTTCCACCAATTCATGCACTTTGGCGTGGGCGGCAAAATGCACCACCACATCCAGATTTTCTGGGTACTCAATGCCTATCCCGCCTGAATAATGATGATACGGGATGCTCAAATCCTGAATAATCGTGCTGATGTCGTTGGTCCAAGAATTCGGCCGTTTGTCCACGCCGAAGACCTGGTGTCCTTCTTGCTGCAAAAAGAGGCCGAGGTTCGTGCCGATTTGCCCACTCGAACCGGT
Proteins encoded in this region:
- a CDS encoding NAD-dependent epimerase/dehydratase family protein, which translates into the protein MRILITGSSGQIGTNLGLFLQQEGHQVFGVDKRPNSWTNDISTIIQDLSIPYHHYSGGIGIEYPENLDVVVHFAAHAKVHELVEQPDRALENITMTFNVLEFCRQNNLPIIFSSSREVYGDIHRYITEETYADFAYTESPYSASKISGEALIYSYAQCYGLRYLVFRFSNVYGRYDNDIERMERVIPLFVRKIGQGEPITVYGKDKVLDFTYVDDCINGVYRGIKLLVGGHPVNHTINLAYGQGNTLVAMAEFIGEALGKKPEMTIKPARVGEVTHYVANIGKARAVLDYTPQTSLRDGIHKSVAWSQAWEAQKAQADPEPWHS
- a CDS encoding glycosyltransferase family 4 protein, with translation MKIAFVNQPLDMLIPPYQNSIGIWTYKVAPQIAKTHEVLVYGKRSSLQKSWNGQQNVRYHFVPPVIPNRVMLNYMGKLKSNDGLPLYASRLYYFDYAFQIAAHLRRQNVQIIHIHNFTQFVPIIRALNPKAKIVLHMNCEWLNQLDYDVMEQRIAQSDLVLGSSNYIAELARQRYPHYADRCQAIYNGVDADVFVAKEDNGVSALTDKRILFVGRVSPEKGIHDLIEAFCLVAEKYPEASLDIAGPTGSLPSEFIVGVSEDPLVQGLVRFYQEDYSVYLQRLIPDRLKDRVNFLGGMGQADLVKHYQNAAVLVNPSYSESFGMSLVEAMTTRIPVVATRAGGMVEITDNGRAGLLVDRGDVAALAAAILRVFADAQLRQELQQLGYERAQMLFSWPQVAQSLLDKYEKLFEIG
- a CDS encoding glycosyltransferase family 2 protein, encoding MTQNKTKVSIGLPVYNGDNYLTEAIESVLAQTHENFELIISDNASIDGTEEICRTYAAQDGRITYLRNPENLGAAPNYNNTFHVANGRYFKWIAHDDRCAPEFLQRAVEILDNEPNVVVCYSQTILIDQHGDVIEHYSDDLHLRSPEPFQRFQKLVNTPGWCNPIFGLMRSSVLAKTPLIANYPRSDRNLLAELTLYGEFYELPEFLLHRRVHPQISTEVHYQEKELAVWFDTRNKNRLILPRWRRYSEYLHMARRAPISMTDRLRVIGFLSKNVFSLDKLRSLGSDLLTGARTSLRSANNPPDSSQENQLADDHSQ